One Bombus fervidus isolate BK054 chromosome 5, iyBomFerv1, whole genome shotgun sequence DNA window includes the following coding sequences:
- the LOC139987724 gene encoding intraflagellar transport protein 74 homolog isoform X1 — translation MQRPQTSIPLQSKYDRFYRGVKNESGEFYITSGTTRPGTPGQNVLARPPSSLALLNHVQTPTSRLSTISSTSSGAFNSAFPLPGQMNINVTERPITQHGVAGLRPGTARGLSMTRQIQDKRYYIGLMQLKIRELSQEIAVIFKDIEDQTKERATYIHYDKRAKDLAMELTTLQGQLADYNIIVDKMTSDVGKEIIEQETEELATKNEQNLLKIEDMFEERKELEQKLTKIEKQLEDEKKRTERLIESMDFNTKEKYDELSKEKAKLQEKTNALQQELDELYKEQAYLEEEITLSPLKQEAVKLHLKIIEMEEKRDKLKEEEKHRISPEEERGKLLQKIKQDNLDIAAAEAQLTEKKKQIQETEQKLEQLETDMEDTQIEKQAKFKELRKREEVIEQFMSSFEQDKDDETRKMDRLENTIVEYLENISNMLNIDIDFIGNDEMAILNNLPPFNDYEYNKSDQSFEKLTKENLKLQQIYSEMEMLEQKIQAEFVDLNERMGSKDNKPIIPEDLESLKAKLTLKQGQLIAECEQLKHQQLECEEEIRTVQFEYDEIKQRLESNDIYTQISVLENTMDKLLEEHKKIQDFIVKEEKRGNYDPIRKDTFNSINIYNSMLKENLKTIY, via the exons ATGCAAAGACCACAGACAAGTATTCCTTTGCAAAGCAAATATGATAGATTTTACAGAGGTGTAAAGAATGAATCTGGAGAGTTTTATATCACCTCTGGTACTACTCGTCCAGGCACACCTGGACAAAATGTACTGGCAAGACCACCATCATCATTGGCTTTACTTAACCATGTACAAACACCTACTTCACGGTTGAGTACAATCAGTTCAACTAGTTCCGGAGCATTTAACTCAGCATTTCCTTTGCCTGGTCAGATGAATATAAACGTTACAGAGAGGCCTATCACTCAACATGGAGTAGCAGGTCTGAGACCTGGAACAGCTAGAGGATTGTCAATGACCag ACAAATTcaagataaaagatattacATTGGACTCATGCAACTGAAAATCAGAGAATTAAGTCAAGAAATTGCTGttattttcaaagatattgAAGATCAAACTAAGGAAAGAGCTActtatatacattatgacaAGAGAGCCAAAGATTTAGCTATGGAATTAACAACTTTGCAAGGACAGCTGGCTGACTACAACATCATTGTAGATAAAATGACATCTGATGTTGGAAAAGAAATCATTGAACAAGAGACTGAAGAACTTGCTACAAAGaatgaacaaaatttattgaaaatcgaagatatgtttgaagaaagaaaagaattagaGCAGAAGTTAactaaaatagaaaaacagtTAGAGGATGAAAAGAAGAGGACTGAAAGGCTTATAGAGAGCATGGATTttaatacgaaagaaaaatatgatgaattatcaaaagaaaaagcaaaactGCAAGAGAAAACAAATGCATTGCAACAAGAATTGGATGAATTATATAAAGAACAAGCTTATTTGGAAGAAGAAATAACATTATCTCCATTGAAACAGGAAGCAgttaaattacatttgaaaattatagaaatggaagaaaaaagggacaagttgaaagaagaagagaagcatAGAATTTCACCAGAAGAGGAAAGAGGAAAActattacaaaaaattaagCAAGACAATCTGGATATTGCAGCTGCTGAAGCTCAATTGactgagaaaaagaaacagataCAAGAAACTGAACAAAAACTCGAGCAATTGGAAACAGACATGGAAGATACTCAAATTGAGAAGCAAGCGAAATTTAAAGAACTTCGTAAACGAGAAGAAGTTATAGAGCAATTTATGAGTTCTTTTGAGCAGGATAAAGATGATGAGACAAGAAAAATGGATAGATTAGAAAATACAATAGtagaatatttggaaaatatttcaaatatgttAAACAttgatattgattttataGGAAATGATGAAATGGCCATTCTGAATAATTTACCACCCTTCAATGACTATGAATATAATAAGAGTGATCaaagttttgaaaaattaactaaagaaaatttaaagttgCAGCAAATTTATAGCGAAATGGAAATGTTAGAGCAGAAAATTCAAGCAGAATTTGTTGATCTTAATGAAAGAATGGGTAGCAAAGATAATAAACCAATAATTCCAGAAGATCTAGAGAGTTTAAAAGCTAAATTGACATTGAAACAAGGGCAATTAATAGCAGAATGTGAACAATTGAAACATCAGCAATTAGAATGTGAAGAAGAAATCAGAACAGTTCAATTTGAATATGATGAAATAAAGCAACGTTTAGAAAGTAATGATATATACACTCAGATTAGTGTATTAGAGAATACTATGGACAAGTTGCTGGAAGAGCATAAGAAGATTCAAGATTTTATTGTTAAAGAGGAGAAACGTGGTAATTATGATCCAATAAGAAAAGACActtttaattcaataaatatttataattctatgttgaaagaaaatctaaaaactatttattaa
- the LOC139987724 gene encoding intraflagellar transport protein 74 homolog isoform X2, whose amino-acid sequence MNINVTERPITQHGVAGLRPGTARGLSMTRQIQDKRYYIGLMQLKIRELSQEIAVIFKDIEDQTKERATYIHYDKRAKDLAMELTTLQGQLADYNIIVDKMTSDVGKEIIEQETEELATKNEQNLLKIEDMFEERKELEQKLTKIEKQLEDEKKRTERLIESMDFNTKEKYDELSKEKAKLQEKTNALQQELDELYKEQAYLEEEITLSPLKQEAVKLHLKIIEMEEKRDKLKEEEKHRISPEEERGKLLQKIKQDNLDIAAAEAQLTEKKKQIQETEQKLEQLETDMEDTQIEKQAKFKELRKREEVIEQFMSSFEQDKDDETRKMDRLENTIVEYLENISNMLNIDIDFIGNDEMAILNNLPPFNDYEYNKSDQSFEKLTKENLKLQQIYSEMEMLEQKIQAEFVDLNERMGSKDNKPIIPEDLESLKAKLTLKQGQLIAECEQLKHQQLECEEEIRTVQFEYDEIKQRLESNDIYTQISVLENTMDKLLEEHKKIQDFIVKEEKRGNYDPIRKDTFNSINIYNSMLKENLKTIY is encoded by the exons ATGAATATAAACGTTACAGAGAGGCCTATCACTCAACATGGAGTAGCAGGTCTGAGACCTGGAACAGCTAGAGGATTGTCAATGACCag ACAAATTcaagataaaagatattacATTGGACTCATGCAACTGAAAATCAGAGAATTAAGTCAAGAAATTGCTGttattttcaaagatattgAAGATCAAACTAAGGAAAGAGCTActtatatacattatgacaAGAGAGCCAAAGATTTAGCTATGGAATTAACAACTTTGCAAGGACAGCTGGCTGACTACAACATCATTGTAGATAAAATGACATCTGATGTTGGAAAAGAAATCATTGAACAAGAGACTGAAGAACTTGCTACAAAGaatgaacaaaatttattgaaaatcgaagatatgtttgaagaaagaaaagaattagaGCAGAAGTTAactaaaatagaaaaacagtTAGAGGATGAAAAGAAGAGGACTGAAAGGCTTATAGAGAGCATGGATTttaatacgaaagaaaaatatgatgaattatcaaaagaaaaagcaaaactGCAAGAGAAAACAAATGCATTGCAACAAGAATTGGATGAATTATATAAAGAACAAGCTTATTTGGAAGAAGAAATAACATTATCTCCATTGAAACAGGAAGCAgttaaattacatttgaaaattatagaaatggaagaaaaaagggacaagttgaaagaagaagagaagcatAGAATTTCACCAGAAGAGGAAAGAGGAAAActattacaaaaaattaagCAAGACAATCTGGATATTGCAGCTGCTGAAGCTCAATTGactgagaaaaagaaacagataCAAGAAACTGAACAAAAACTCGAGCAATTGGAAACAGACATGGAAGATACTCAAATTGAGAAGCAAGCGAAATTTAAAGAACTTCGTAAACGAGAAGAAGTTATAGAGCAATTTATGAGTTCTTTTGAGCAGGATAAAGATGATGAGACAAGAAAAATGGATAGATTAGAAAATACAATAGtagaatatttggaaaatatttcaaatatgttAAACAttgatattgattttataGGAAATGATGAAATGGCCATTCTGAATAATTTACCACCCTTCAATGACTATGAATATAATAAGAGTGATCaaagttttgaaaaattaactaaagaaaatttaaagttgCAGCAAATTTATAGCGAAATGGAAATGTTAGAGCAGAAAATTCAAGCAGAATTTGTTGATCTTAATGAAAGAATGGGTAGCAAAGATAATAAACCAATAATTCCAGAAGATCTAGAGAGTTTAAAAGCTAAATTGACATTGAAACAAGGGCAATTAATAGCAGAATGTGAACAATTGAAACATCAGCAATTAGAATGTGAAGAAGAAATCAGAACAGTTCAATTTGAATATGATGAAATAAAGCAACGTTTAGAAAGTAATGATATATACACTCAGATTAGTGTATTAGAGAATACTATGGACAAGTTGCTGGAAGAGCATAAGAAGATTCAAGATTTTATTGTTAAAGAGGAGAAACGTGGTAATTATGATCCAATAAGAAAAGACActtttaattcaataaatatttataattctatgttgaaagaaaatctaaaaactatttattaa